The Aeromicrobium phoceense genome includes the window AGCGCGAGGGTGCCCAGCGCCAGCGTCAGGGCGAGCAGGATCGAGGAGAGACGGCGGGGCATGCTCCCGACGGTAGGCAGTCACCTCGGCCCCGTCCGGCGATTCAGTCACATTGGTCCCATCGGGCCATGGGGGCCTCAGGAAAGTGCACGAGCGACCAGGTCGACGAGGCCGCCGCGCCAGCAGGCGTAGTCGTGGCCGCCGTCGAACTCGGTCAGCTCGACCGTCGTCTCCGCGCCGGCGAGGTCGTCGGCGAGCCGCCGGTGGAGGGGGAGCAGGGTCCACTCCTGCAGCCCGACCTCGAGCAGGACGCGCCCGCCGCACCGGGCCAGCGCGCGCGCCGGGTCGGCCTTCCAGAGCGAGGCGGACTGGGCGATGGCGACGCCCACGCGATCGGGGTGCAGCGCGGCGGCCCACAGGGCCGAGAGCCCGCCGAGGCTCTGCCCCGCGACCACCGTCTGCTCCGGCGAGCGCGTGACGTCCTCCCGCGCGTGCAGCCACGGCAGCACCGAGGTGGCCACGAAGGCCGTCACGCCGTCGGGAGTGCCGATGTCGGCCCACCGGTCGGCCACGCTGCCGGAGGCGACGAACACCGCCACGTGCGCGGGGAGGGCACCGTCGCGGTGGGCCGCGTCCAGGGAGCGGTGCAGGCCGTGGTGATCGAGCCAGGCCTCGCCGTCGAGGACCACGAGCACCGGCAGGTCGCGGCCCGAGCCGACCCGGTGGACCCACACGTCCCGCCCGTCGATGCGATGGACCGGCGGACGAGCAGTGAACGAGCCACCGCGCCACGGCTGCGACGGCGCGTCCGGCAGGGACACCACCGACATGGCGGTGCCCGCGCGGTTCAGCGCGCGATCGCGCACGTGCGGGTCGGGTACCCCGCGATCGAGCAATGCCCGGAGCCCGACGTGACCGCCGGCCCGTCGCCACGGGGGCTCGTCCGGCCCCTCGTGGACGATGAAGGAGTACGACGCCCGCCACGTCGGTGCCATGCGCACGCTCAGCGCCCACGGCCCGCCCGGGCCGACCTGCTCCATCGTGGTGGCGTCGGGGTCGGACTCGTCCGTCAGGCGGTTGGCGAACAGCAGCACCGCGGAGGCCCGGGGCGCGTCGTGGACGAACGTCGCCACGCACGTGTCGGGCTCGACGTCGACGATGGGCCCGCGCGCCGCGCGCAGGACGTCGGGGTCGCGCAGACGCTCGGGCACGGGCACCCGCGGGACGGGCGACGGACGAGGAACCTTGGGCGGTTGCCTCATGACGGCCCCGGATCGGCGCCGCCCGGCCCTAGACTCGACGGACCATGACCACGCACGTCCCCCGAACACCGCGAGCGTCCACGGCGCGCGGTTCGGAGCGATCGCGCGAGACCCTGCGCATCCTGACCGAGAACATCACCTCGGGTCGCTGGCCGCTCAACAGCCGGATCCCCACCGAGTCCGAGCTCATGGCCGAACTGGGCGTCGGGCGCAGCACCCTGCGCGAGGCGGTGAGCTCCCTGACCGCCCTCGGGATGCTCGAGCCGGCCCGCAGCCGCGGCACGTTCGTCCGCTCGCTCAGCCCCGTCAGCGCGGTGCTGTCGGACTTCATCGGCAGGCACGAGAATCCCGAGATCCTGCAGGTGCGACGGCTGCTGGAGGTCGAGTCCACGCGGCTGGCCGCCCTGCTGCGCACCGACGAGCAGGTCGAGCGGCTCGCCGCGGCGCACGAGCGCGACCTCAACGACGACCAGTCGCAGGGCGTCGTCCGCGGCGCGACCCCGGGAGAGTTCCACGCCATCATCCTCGAGGCGGCCGGGAACTCGCTGATGGCCGACCTCCACGCCGGGCTGATGCGCGGCGTGCGCACGGCGATGGCACGGGGCGAGATGGTGCCGCAGATCTCCGCGGCCGAGCGCCTGGCCGATCACGGTCGGATCCTCGACGCCATCAGGGAGCAGGATCCGGTCCGAGCCGCACAGGCTGCCGCGGACCACGTCGATCATGACCTGACGACCGCGGGATGATCATCGGCGTCCCGGTCTCCGGATCGGGCAGCAGCCGGCAGGGCACGTCGAACACGTCCTCGACCAGCTCGGCCGTGACGACTTCGGTGGGCGCGCCCTGGGCCACGATCCGACCGCCCGACAGCACGACCAGGTGGTCGGCGTACCGGAACGCCAGGTTGAGGTCGTGCAGCACCGCCACCACGGTCGACCCGTCCTGCTGCAGCGACCGGCACAGGTCGAGGACCTCGAGCTGGTGCGACAGGTCCAGGTACGTGGTGGGCTCGTCGAGCAGCAGCATCGAGGTCTGCTGGGCCAGCGCCATGGCGATCCAGACCCGCTGGCGCTGACCGCCGGAGAGCTCGTCGATCGACCGGTCGCGCAGGTCGCTGACGCCTGCCCGGGCGAGCGCCTCGTCGACGGCACGCTCGTCCTCGCGGGTCCACTGGCGTAGCCACGTCTGGTGCGGGAAGCGACCGCGGCCGACGAGATCGACGACCTCCAGGCCGCTGGGTGCGACGGGGGTCTGGGGGAGGAGTCCCAGGATGCGGGCGACCTCCTTGCTGCCGTACTCGCCGATCGGGCGGCCGTCGAGCAGGACCTCGCCCGTGGTCGGCACCAGCATCCGGGCGAGGGCGCGCAGCAGGGTGGACTTGCCCGAGGCGTTGGGGCCGACGAGCACGGTGAAGCACCCGTCGGGGATCGCCACGTCGAGGTCGGCCAGGACGGGCCGGCCGTCGTAGCCGGCGGACAGGCCGCGGGCCTGGAGTCGGGCGGGGACGGTCATCGCTTCTCCCTCGTGAGCAGCCAGATCAGGTAGAGGCCCCCGAGGGAGCCGGAAACGACGCCGACCGGCAGCTGAGTCGGGGCGAAGAGTCGTTGGGCGACGATGTCGCTGGCCAGCGTCAGCGCCGCGCCCATCAGCGCGGCCGAGGCCAGGCCCGAGCCTGCCGTGCGCGTGATCCTGCGGGCCAGCTGCGGCGCGGCCAGCGCGATGAAGGCGATCGGCCCGGCGACCGCCGTGGCCGCCGCGACGAGGACGACGCCGCACACGACCAGCGCCAGCCGCGAGCTCTCGACCGGCACGCCGATGCCCCGGGCCGCGTCGTCGCCCAGCGCGAGGACGGGCAGGGTCCGGGCGAGCGCGGCGGTGAAGGGCGCGACGACCGCGAGGACCAGGCCCAGGCGCGCGACGTCCTGCCACGTCATGGCGTTGAACGAGCCCGCGAGCCAGTGGGCGGCGTCCTGTGCGGCCGACAGGTCGGCCCGGACCACGAGCAGCGTGTTGACGGCCTGCAGGACGGCAGCGACACCGATCCCGACCAGGACGAGCCGCACGCCGGGGATGCCGCCGTGCCTCCCGCCCTGCCACGCCAGCGCCCCGACGACCGCGGCGGTGACGAGACCTCCGACGAGGGCCGCCGGCGCGGTCGCGTCGGGCCCGCCGCCCAGCACCGTGATCTGGATCAGGGCACCGGTCGCCGCACCGATGGTGAAGCCGACGATGTCGGGGCTGCCCAAGGGGTTGTCGGAGACCTGCTGGATGATCGCGCCGGACACGCCCAGCGCGGCGCCCACGAGCAGGGCGCACACCACGCGCGGCGCGCGCTGCTCGCGCACGAAGAACTCGGCCAGCGGGTCGCTCCCGTCCCCGGCCAGGGCACGCAGCACCTGGGAAGGACTGAGTCCGTAGTCGCCGATCGTCAGGGCCATTACGGCGAGGCCAGCCGCGACGAGCGTCGCGACGAGGGCGAACATCGCGACCCGCCTCTCGAGCCGCCACGCGACGAGCCGGTTGCGCAGCACTAGCCGCGGAGTGGGACTCGGCGCGGGCTCCCGAGCCACGGGTGTGCGCGTCAGTGTGCGGCTCACAGGGCCTCGATCCGGCGGCGACGCACGACCGCGATGAAGACGGGTCCGCCGAGGATCGCGGTGACGATGCCGGCCTGGACCTCGGACGTGCCGCCGAGGACGCGGCCCAGCACGTCGGCCACCAGGAGGAACGCCGCGCCCAGGAGCACCGAGCACGGCAGGACCCAGCGTTGGTCGGAGCCGCAGAGGGCTCGCGCGACGTGAGGGACGCCGAGGCCGACGAAGGCGATCGGTCCGACGGCCGCGGTGGCGGCGGCGCACAGCAGGGCGACGGCGACGACGGTGAGCAGCCGGGTGCGGCGGACGTCGAGGCCCAGCGACCGCCCCGTGTCGTCGCCGAGCGCCAGCGCGTTCAGCCGCGGAGCCAGCGCGGCGGCCAGGGCGACCCCCGCCGCGACGAACGGCAGGATCGTGCCGGCCGTGCCCAGAGCGCGCCCGTCGAGCGAGCCCGCCGCCCAGAAGCGGAACTCGTTGAAGACCTCCTGGTCGGCCAGGATCACCGTCTGGACGATCGCGGACGGCGCGGCGGGCACCGCGGCGCCCGCCAGCGCGATGCGCGCCGGGCTGCCTCCCGTGCTGCCGGTGTCGCCGAGGACGTGCACCACGCCGACGGCGAGGAAGGCCCCGACGAGCGCGGCCCACAGCGAGGAGCCGACCGACGTCACCCCGGTGAGGGCGCTGGCCACCACCACGGCGAGGGCGGCCCCCGCGTTCACCCCGAGCACGCCCGGGTCGGCGAGGGGGTTGCGCGTCAGGGTCTGCATGAGCGCACCCGCCAGACCGAGGGCCGCGCCGGCGACGAGCCCGACGACCGTGCGCGGCCAGCGCAGCTCGTGGACGGCGACCGAGGCCTGCGTCGTGTCGGGGGTCCACCAGACCTCCCACACGCGCGCGGGGGACAGGGGGTGCGAGCCCACGGCGACGCTCAGCACCATCGCGACGACGACGGCCGAGGACGCCAGCGCGAGGGCACGGGGTCGCGTCAGGGTCACCGGCTCACCCGCGGCGGGCCAGCGTGAGGCGCGTGCCCACGAACGACAGGGCGACGAGTCCGACGAGACCGAGTGCCCCGATCCACGGGAACCCCGAGTCGCTCGTCGTCGCCGTCTGCTGGGTCGGCGCCGCGGCGACAGGGGCCTGCGTGGGGGACGCCGTGGTGGGCGCGGCGGAGGGCTTCGCGGTGGTCGCAGGTGCGACCTTCACGACCTGGCCGGGCGTCGCTGCCGCGCTCCCGGCGGGCCCGGCCGCCGCTCCCGTTTCGCCGGCCACGGTGCCCGCCGTCGAGCCCTTCGTCGCTCCGGACCCACTCGATCCCTTGGCGCCGCCACCGGCGGAGGCGGCGACGACGGTGAAGTCGGAGCGCCCCCGGGCGGTGTAGCCCCGGACGCCCACCTGCTGCCCGTCGCGCAGGATCGGCTCGCTGGCCAGGAACCGCAGCCAGTGCGCCCCGGGATCGAGGTCGGCCGGGACCGTGAAGGAGCCCGAGACGGTGCCCGACGACGAGATCTTCTGCTGGTGGTAGACGCAGGCCCCGTGGACGGCGGCCGCGTCGCACTGCGTGCCGTCGTCGATCTTCACGAACACCGTCTCGCCGGCCGGGAAGCCGGTGACGGTGAAGGACAGCCGGTCGCCGGGCGCGACGAGGGCCGGGCTCGCGCTGGCGGAGGTGCTCGGGGTGTCCGGATCGGCACCGCCCGGAGGCAGAGCCGTGGCGGTTCCGGCGTGACCGAGGGCGACGAGCGCGATCACGGCCGTCGCGAGCAGGCGGGCGAGGTGC containing:
- a CDS encoding alpha/beta hydrolase-fold protein gives rise to the protein MRQPPKVPRPSPVPRVPVPERLRDPDVLRAARGPIVDVEPDTCVATFVHDAPRASAVLLFANRLTDESDPDATTMEQVGPGGPWALSVRMAPTWRASYSFIVHEGPDEPPWRRAGGHVGLRALLDRGVPDPHVRDRALNRAGTAMSVVSLPDAPSQPWRGGSFTARPPVHRIDGRDVWVHRVGSGRDLPVLVVLDGEAWLDHHGLHRSLDAAHRDGALPAHVAVFVASGSVADRWADIGTPDGVTAFVATSVLPWLHAREDVTRSPEQTVVAGQSLGGLSALWAAALHPDRVGVAIAQSASLWKADPARALARCGGRVLLEVGLQEWTLLPLHRRLADDLAGAETTVELTEFDGGHDYACWRGGLVDLVARALS
- a CDS encoding FadR/GntR family transcriptional regulator, translated to MTTHVPRTPRASTARGSERSRETLRILTENITSGRWPLNSRIPTESELMAELGVGRSTLREAVSSLTALGMLEPARSRGTFVRSLSPVSAVLSDFIGRHENPEILQVRRLLEVESTRLAALLRTDEQVERLAAAHERDLNDDQSQGVVRGATPGEFHAIILEAAGNSLMADLHAGLMRGVRTAMARGEMVPQISAAERLADHGRILDAIREQDPVRAAQAAADHVDHDLTTAG
- a CDS encoding ABC transporter ATP-binding protein gives rise to the protein MTVPARLQARGLSAGYDGRPVLADLDVAIPDGCFTVLVGPNASGKSTLLRALARMLVPTTGEVLLDGRPIGEYGSKEVARILGLLPQTPVAPSGLEVVDLVGRGRFPHQTWLRQWTREDERAVDEALARAGVSDLRDRSIDELSGGQRQRVWIAMALAQQTSMLLLDEPTTYLDLSHQLEVLDLCRSLQQDGSTVVAVLHDLNLAFRYADHLVVLSGGRIVAQGAPTEVVTAELVEDVFDVPCRLLPDPETGTPMIIPRSSGHDRRGPRQPVRLGPDPAP
- a CDS encoding FecCD family ABC transporter permease translates to MFALVATLVAAGLAVMALTIGDYGLSPSQVLRALAGDGSDPLAEFFVREQRAPRVVCALLVGAALGVSGAIIQQVSDNPLGSPDIVGFTIGAATGALIQITVLGGGPDATAPAALVGGLVTAAVVGALAWQGGRHGGIPGVRLVLVGIGVAAVLQAVNTLLVVRADLSAAQDAAHWLAGSFNAMTWQDVARLGLVLAVVAPFTAALARTLPVLALGDDAARGIGVPVESSRLALVVCGVVLVAAATAVAGPIAFIALAAPQLARRITRTAGSGLASAALMGAALTLASDIVAQRLFAPTQLPVGVVSGSLGGLYLIWLLTREKR
- a CDS encoding iron chelate uptake ABC transporter family permease subunit translates to MTLTRPRALALASSAVVVAMVLSVAVGSHPLSPARVWEVWWTPDTTQASVAVHELRWPRTVVGLVAGAALGLAGALMQTLTRNPLADPGVLGVNAGAALAVVVASALTGVTSVGSSLWAALVGAFLAVGVVHVLGDTGSTGGSPARIALAGAAVPAAPSAIVQTVILADQEVFNEFRFWAAGSLDGRALGTAGTILPFVAAGVALAAALAPRLNALALGDDTGRSLGLDVRRTRLLTVVAVALLCAAATAAVGPIAFVGLGVPHVARALCGSDQRWVLPCSVLLGAAFLLVADVLGRVLGGTSEVQAGIVTAILGGPVFIAVVRRRRIEAL